From the genome of Coregonus clupeaformis isolate EN_2021a unplaced genomic scaffold, ASM2061545v1 scaf0068, whole genome shotgun sequence:
GCTCTAGTCTCTGTATTTTCCTACATGGTCAGTGGAAGAGTAGCGTGCTGCTGTCTAAGGGGCTCATCCGGTGCCCATAGATCCGGGGGGTAATTTATGGGCCGGCTGCTGGGGGAGAGCGATGGGCCTCTGTGGACCCGGCCTTATCTGTGACCTCGTCTGGCGGTGACGGCCACGCTAAAAGATTGACGGCTCCTCCATGACAGCCACACCGGCAGCACAGAACACGCAGTGAAAAATCGAGTCGCGCACACACACGCTCtagcacgtacacacacagccccTCGCTCTGCCTCATGAGTACAATTCATCACCCCTACTCCTTTATCTGACGGGGATGAAATATTTAGAAATTCAGAGGCAAGAGGGAggggggggctgtgtgtgtgtgcgcgagcgtgcttgtgtgtgtatccCCAATTATGTAAGCGCGTGTGAGTGGGTGCAGATGAACTGCGGCAGCATTAGAGGGTTGAAATGGAAGGGGATGTGTAGAACTGAATGTCGAAGAGAATTCACGTCTGTGTTTTGTGTTCAGCCTGCTCTTTCACtttcttcttttttctttttctttcgttctctctttctATCGTTCTTTTTCGTTATTTAGTTCGCTCTACTCTTtttctctttatttttctctttcttttgtTCTTTCTCTTcgctctttttctttctctttctttctttcgttctctctctcctctctcctctctctcctccctgagcTTTCTGTTCTCTCCAGCTGAGGAGCTCCAGACAGTTTAGTCTGGGATTGTGCCGGGGAGATACAGTTTAGTCTGGGATTGTGCCGGGGAGATACAGTTTAGTCTGGGATTGTGCCGGGGAGATACAGTTTAGTCTGGGATTGTGCCGGGGTGATACAGTTTAGTCTGGGATTGTGCCGGGGAGATACAGTTTAGTCTGGGATTGTGCCGGGGAGATACAGTTTAGTCTGGGATTGTGCCGGGGAGATACAGTTTAGTCTGGGATTGTGCCGGGAGATACAGTTTAGTCTGGGATTGTGCCGGGAGATACAGTTTAGTCTGGGATTGTGCCGGGGAGATACAGTTTAGTCTGGGATTGTGCCGGGGAGATACAGTTTAGTCTGGGATTGTGCCGGGAGATACAGTTTAGTCTGGGATTGTGCCGGGAGATACAGTTTAGTCTGGGATTGTGCCGGGGAGATACAGTTTAGTCTGGGATTGTGCCGGGGAGATACAGTTTAGTCTGGGATTGTGCCGGGGAGATACAGTTTAGTCTGGGATTGTGCCGGGGAGATACAGTTTAGTCTGGGATTGTGCCGGGGAGATACAGTTTAGTCTGGGATTGTGCCGGGGAGATACAGTTTAGTCTGGGATTGTGCCGGGGAGATACAGTTTAGTCTGGGATTGTGCCGGGGAGATACAGTTTAGTCTGGGATTGTGCCGGGGAGATATTGAAAAGGGGTTATTGTTTCTTCTTTGTCTCCCTCCACTTTTAAAAAAATGTCTCCATCCCTGCCAGTTGTAAGAACCCCTCTCCGGTTAGCTTGAATTAATTGCTCTCCCACCTGACAAAACATTTGGCATTTCCTCTTACTTTTGTGTGTGCGCACACTTGTGTGCATCATATTCTTCCTCACATATAGAAAGAGGCACAAAATGCATTTGAAGAGCAGAGCGAGATGTCAGTGTGCATGATGATGGAGTGATAAGAGTGTGGTGTTTTGTCTTCTGAGATATCACACTGAATTAGAAAGTAACACAATTAACACTGCTTTGCATATCAGAGTTGGTTATGATAATTACTACGTAAAGTAATATGTGTGCTTGTGAAGTGCCCTTTGGGAGCGTGGGTTCTATGTTGATGCGAGTCTGAGGGGTGTTAAATGAAGCTAAAGGCTGATGTGTTTTATCTCCTCAGGCTGAGATTGTGAAAAGATTAAACGGGATCTGTGCCCAAGTCCTCCCCTATCTGTCCCAGGAGGTAAGAccaccctctaacccctaacccctgacccctaaccccacgTGGCGCCCTGCAGCCTGGAATGAGACTTCTCAATCCCTCCTCCCTATAGCATATATCCCTCCATTCATCATTGAGAGCCCGGTAATGAAAGGGACCAGAGCGCTCTGCTGTGATCCAGATAAGATATGCTCATTTGTGTCCATGACGAGATGACCCATTACAACATGGGAGTGGATAATTGATTCTCCATCAGACCCCAGCATTGTGTTAGTGACTTAATAATTGAATCGGTATGGCGCACAGGGTCAGTGTTGGTAGTATTGAGCCATCTAACCCCCCCCACccgcatgtgtgtttgtgtcccagCACCAGCAACAGGTCCTGGGGGCCATTGAGAGGGCCAAGCAGGTCACCCCTCCAGAGATGAACTCCATCATCCGGGTAGGCTGCTCCCTCTAGGCACTCCTCAATGGGGCTGATACTCATCACTATCTAGCTATCAATCCATCATTATGATGCGTCTGATGCTCTGGGTTTTAATGGAGCTTTATGTTTGGTGTTTTagatattgatgatgatgaacgGTCTTTGTCTGGAATATGTCAAGGCTCAGTTGTACATTTTGTGGAATGGATGTGCTCagtttgtacacacacacacaaaacacacctgagcacatgtacagtgggggaaaaaagtatttagtcagccaccaattgtgcaagttctcccacttaaaaagatgagaggcctgtaattttcatcataggtacacgtcaactatgacagacaaattgagggaaaaaaatccagaaaatcacattgtaggattttttatgaatttatttgcaaatgatggtggaaaataagtatttggtcacctacaaacaagcaagatttctggctctcacagacctgtaacttcttctttaagaggctcctctgtcctccactcgttacctgtattaatggcacctgtttgaacttgttatcagtataaaagacacctgtccacaacctcaaacagtcacactcaacaaaagtttctctatactttgttatataccctttgttggcaatgacacaggtcaaacgttttctgtaagtcttcacaaggttttcacacactgttgctggtattttggcccattcctccatgcagatctcctctagagcagtgatgttttggggctgtcgctgggcaacacggactttcaactccctccaaagattttctatggggttgagatctggagactggctaggccactccaggaccttgaaatacttcttacgaagccactcctttgttgcccgggcggtgtgtttgggatcattgtcatgctgaaagacccagccacgtttcatcttcaatgcccttgctgataggaggttttcactcaaaatctcacgatacatggccccattcattctttcctttacacggatcagtcgtcctggtccctttgcagaaaaacagccccaaagcatgatgtttccacccccatgcttcacagtaggtatggtgttctttggatgcaactcagcattctttgtcctccaaacacgacgagttgagtttttaccaaaaagttctattttggtttcatctgacccatatgacattctcccaatcctcttctggatcatccaaatgcactctagcaaacttcagacgggcctggacatgtactggcttaagcagggggacatgtctggcactgcaggatttgagtccctggcggcgtagtgtgttactgatggtaggctttgttactttggtcccagctctctgcaggtcattcactaggtccccccgtgtggttctgggatttttgctcaccgttcttgtgatcattttgaccccacggggtgagatcttgcgtggagccccagatcgagggagattatcagtggtcttgtatgtcttccatttcctaataattgctcccacagttgatttcttcaaaccaagctgcttacctattgcagattcagtcttcccagcctggtgcaggtctacaattttgtttctggtgtcctttgacagctctttggtcttggccatagtggagtttggagtgtgactgtttgaggttgtggacaggtgtcttttatactgataacaagttcaaacaggtgccattaatacaggtaacgagtggaggacagaggagcctcttaaataagaagttacaggtctgtgagagccagaaatcttgcttgtttgtaggtgaccaaatacttgttttccaccataatttgcaaataaattcattaaaaatcctacaatgtgattttctggaattatttttctcattttgtctgtcatagttgacgtgtacctatgatgaaaattacaggcctctcatctttttaagtgggagaacttgcacaattggtggctgactaaatgctttttttccccactgtatataattgtTGCCAAAAATATTGGCACTCTTGCACGTTTCTTAGATAATTACCTATTTCTTATAAAATAAGTtggaaaaatatataataaaattGGTCTCCACATCTTGTAATTGGATTTTAAACATTGCAGAACAATTATTTTTGTtgtgtaaacttaagtttaccattttaatttagaaaataaagacTAATGGCATGGACAAAATGATTGTTACCAACGACTAAATGAAGCATTCAAAGACAAGAACACCCTCCCTACAATCAAACATGGGGAGGTTTGATAATGCTGTGGGATTGCTTTGCTGCCCCTGGTACTGAATGTGTGCAAGAACtcatgaaatcagcagattatCAAGGATTTTTGGAGTGCAATGTTCAACTCAGTGTCTGGGACTCTGTTGAAGGTTGTTGGtcatccagcaggacaacgaccccaaacacacatcaaaagcaccctggaatggttcaagaagaagcgctggactgttctggagtggccaATGAAGAGTTcagatctgaatcacatccataacctatggcaagagctgaaaacagcagttggaaTTAGAGATGTTTGCTGTAGAAAAGTGAGCTAAATTGCCAGTAAAAgttgcagcaagctcattgatggctacaaGAAGCATTTGTCGGGTgttatcttggccaaaggctgtgcaGTGAAATACTAGCTCCGGGGTGCCAATAAGTTTGTCCATGCCGTTTGtctttatattttacatttacaattgtaaacttaagttttaTGGTTCTGCGATCCTAAAAATCCAATAACAAGGTGTGGAGACCAAAAGTTGTTTTCAATTTCAGCTTATTTGAGAAGAAATAGGTATTTCTTTAAGAAAGGTGCAAGGCTGCCAATATATTTGTGTGTGCGCACGCACGTGCACTCGTGTGAGAGCCATATGTACCCATCTCTGTATCTCCCCTGtgtttgagctgtgtgtgtgttgtccgcAGCAGCAGCTCCAGGCTCACCAGCTGTCCCAGCTCCAGGGTCTGGCCCTGCCCATGACCCCCATGCCCCTGGGCTTGAGCCAGTCAACCCTGCCGGCCGTCACCTCCTCTTCaggcctcttctccctctcctccatcctggcCTCGCAGGCCCAGCTGGCCAAGGAGGAGAAGGCTTCTCGCGAGGGAGCCGACAGCCACCGTGAGGAGGACGGGGACAAGTCCGACTAGAGCTCCCTCCCGCCCTCCACCGCATATTAACAACAACAGCAGCGTCGGAGGGCTGTGGTCCTACTATCATTTAtttcatatatatataaacattgtGTGTGTGATTTGAGCTTTACTTCTCTTTTTGCTCATTTGTTTTTCCCTCCTCCTGCTCCCTTTATGGCCCAGTGGTAAGTGGATCTGTGTTTTTATGCCACCCTGGCTCtctttaaccagggcccatcTGGGAGCCTGAATGTCACATAGTATAAGTGGAATAACAAACCAGACTTTTAGACAAGCAACAGCAAAAACTGTCTGTGAAGATCTGAATCCTAACTTGAAAATCTTGCATTGATATCAGTGAGAAAATTTGCTGAGAAGTTTTGTTGGCCGCACTTCGATTTTCAGGTTAGGATTCGTCCCCAAGGTAAAAGAGGGTAGTTGAAATATGGCCGTCTTCTTGGTGAATAGTTTAACTAGGTAACTCCAGTCCCTGATGGCTATAGGTGGGGGAGAAGCATTCCTGTTGTAATGCCATGTAAAGCTGTGCTCTTACGTAGTCAAACGCTAGTGCTGCTTTTAGTCGTTTTTAGAAAGGACGTATTGAAAAATTACCTCTAGATGAATAGAGATTATTATATGTATAATCTAATCTACATTTAAATGGGAAACGAAAAACACCTTAGAGCTACTTTCATGCTGTTTCTCTTCAAGTCTGTGCTATCATTCCTACAAATAAATCTACCCCCTATGACTAATTCCCCAGAGAGCCCTGTCTAACCCACTGAGCTACTTTAGACCGCTTCCATGAAAGGCATGCTATCAATACTATCATAACAGTCCGAATGTACAGATCGCAGCGATGACTAACATTGTGCGAGATAGAAAACACCTTTAGATCTTTTCTCTCCTTGGTGGGGATGCAGTAGGAGAGTGCACATTGCCTCTGCAACACTAGAGAGCAGTAAGTGTTTTAGAAAGCAGCTCTGACATCCACTGAGTCACCTCTTTGAACAGGAATCTCTGGTCTATTCTAGGAAACAGGTTGACATCTCTCTCTATTGTTAGGCAGCAGCATagaacaaaatgtgcaaaatgtTCACTGCGCCCACTATCTTTTCACTCAAAAGATGAGTCGCTGTATAAGAAGAAATTATGCATGATTTAGCTCTTGTATAGAATACATATACAGCACT
Proteins encoded in this window:
- the LOC121540336 gene encoding TLE family member 5 isoform X1, coding for MMFPQSRHSASSQQLKFTTSDSCDRIKDEFQFLQAQYHSLKLECDKLASEKSEMQRHYIMYYEMSYGLNIEMHKQAEIVKRLNGICAQVLPYLSQEHQQQVLGAIERAKQVTPPEMNSIIRQQLQAHQLSQLQGLALPMTPMPLGLSQSTLPAVTSSSGLFSLSSILASQAQLAKEEKASREGADSHREEDGDKSD
- the LOC121540336 gene encoding TLE family member 5 isoform X2 yields the protein MMFPQSRHSASSQQLKFTTSDSCDRIKDEFQFLQAQYHSLKLECDKLASEKSEMQRHYIMYYEMSYGLNIEMHKQAEIVKRLNGICAQVLPYLSQEHQQQVLGAIERAKQVTPPEMNSIIRQLQAHQLSQLQGLALPMTPMPLGLSQSTLPAVTSSSGLFSLSSILASQAQLAKEEKASREGADSHREEDGDKSD